In Streptomyces capitiformicae, one genomic interval encodes:
- the bcp gene encoding thioredoxin-dependent thiol peroxidase produces the protein MSERLQPGDVAPAFTLPDADGNEVSLSDHKGRKVIVYFYPAALTPGCTKQACDFTDNLELLAGAGYDVIGISPDSPEKLAKFRDKESLKVTLLGDPDKSVLDAYGAFGEKKNYGKTYLGVIRSTIVVDEEGKVERALYNVRATGHVAKIIKDLGI, from the coding sequence ATGAGCGAGCGACTCCAGCCCGGTGATGTGGCCCCCGCCTTCACCCTCCCCGACGCCGACGGCAACGAGGTGTCCCTGTCCGACCACAAGGGCCGCAAGGTCATCGTCTACTTCTACCCGGCCGCCCTGACCCCCGGCTGCACCAAGCAGGCCTGCGACTTCACCGACAACCTGGAGCTGCTGGCCGGCGCCGGGTACGACGTCATCGGCATCTCCCCCGACAGCCCCGAGAAGCTCGCCAAGTTCCGCGACAAGGAGTCCCTGAAGGTCACCCTCCTCGGAGACCCCGACAAGTCCGTCCTCGACGCCTACGGCGCCTTCGGCGAAAAGAAGAACTACGGCAAGACCTACCTGGGCGTGATCCGCTCCACGATCGTCGTCGACGAGGAGGGCAAGGTCGAACGGGCGCTGTACAACGTGCGGGCGACCGGCCACGTGGCCAAGATCATCAAGGACTTGGGTATCTGA
- a CDS encoding HNH endonuclease signature motif containing protein yields the protein MSSGVLYSRERLAEAAERCVDIDEVIAFFGTQPYENLRRYLVRRFAHFGLDVSHFRPCGRRPRPAVSELRTAVAESTSIAEVLRRLDRPGNGSQRNQLRKWIAEYEITTSHFLGQAHQRGKPSTNAKRPEEVLVQHNGMRRTETKRIRRALREVGVTEECARCGVGPEWLGKPMTLEVDHTNGDWSDNRRENLRLLCPNCHAITSTWCRGGGQRSRNAQ from the coding sequence ATGAGCAGCGGCGTGCTGTACTCCCGGGAGCGGCTGGCCGAGGCTGCCGAGAGGTGTGTCGACATCGACGAGGTCATCGCGTTCTTCGGAACCCAGCCGTATGAGAACCTTCGCCGCTATCTCGTGAGACGGTTCGCTCATTTCGGCCTCGACGTTTCGCACTTCCGCCCTTGCGGCAGGCGCCCTCGCCCCGCGGTGAGCGAACTGCGAACGGCAGTCGCCGAGTCGACCTCCATAGCAGAGGTGCTGCGGCGCCTGGACCGCCCGGGCAACGGTTCGCAACGCAACCAGCTGCGCAAGTGGATCGCCGAGTACGAGATCACGACCTCACACTTCCTGGGGCAGGCACATCAGCGGGGTAAACCGTCCACGAACGCCAAGCGCCCCGAAGAGGTGCTGGTGCAGCACAACGGCATGCGCCGGACGGAGACCAAGCGCATACGCCGTGCTCTTCGCGAAGTCGGTGTAACCGAGGAGTGCGCGCGCTGCGGCGTCGGCCCCGAATGGCTCGGCAAGCCCATGACCCTGGAGGTCGATCACACCAACGGGGACTGGAGCGACAACCGGCGCGAGAACCTGCGGTTGCTGTGCCCCAACTGCCATGCGATCACCAGCACCTGGTGCAGAGGAGGCGGACAGCGCAGTCGTAACGCCCAGTAG
- the rdgB gene encoding RdgB/HAM1 family non-canonical purine NTP pyrophosphatase, with protein sequence MTRLILATRNAGKITELRSILADAGLPHDLVGADAYPDIPDVKETGVTFAENALLKAHALAQATGLPAVADDSGLCVDVLNGAPGIFSARWSGKHGDDRANLELLLSQLADIDDAHRGAHFACAAALALPDGTERVVEGQLRGVLRHAPVGTNGFGYDPILQPEGETRTCAELTAEEKNAISHRGKAFRALVPVVRELLS encoded by the coding sequence ATGACCCGCCTGATCCTCGCCACCCGCAACGCCGGAAAGATCACCGAACTGAGGTCGATCCTCGCCGACGCAGGTCTCCCGCACGACCTCGTCGGCGCGGACGCCTACCCCGACATCCCCGACGTCAAGGAAACCGGCGTCACCTTCGCCGAGAACGCCCTGCTCAAGGCCCACGCCCTCGCCCAGGCCACCGGACTCCCGGCCGTCGCCGACGACTCCGGCCTCTGCGTCGACGTCCTGAACGGCGCCCCCGGCATCTTCTCGGCCCGCTGGTCGGGCAAGCACGGCGACGACCGCGCCAACCTGGAACTACTGCTGTCCCAGCTCGCCGACATCGACGACGCGCACCGGGGGGCACACTTCGCCTGCGCGGCGGCCCTCGCCCTGCCGGACGGCACGGAACGGGTCGTCGAGGGACAGTTGAGGGGGGTGCTGCGGCATGCGCCGGTGGGCACGAACGGGTTCGGGTACGACCCGATCCTCCAGCCGGAGGGTGAGACGCGGACCTGCGCCGAGCTGACGGCCGAGGAGAAGAACGCGATCAGCCATCGGGGGAAGGCGTTCCGGGCGCTGGTGCCGGTGGTGCGGGAGCTGTTGAGTTGA
- a CDS encoding DUF1707 SHOCT-like domain-containing protein codes for MTDDLPDLPASADLRASDADRERVAEQLRDALAEGRLDMEEFEDRLEATYKARTYGELAPVTRDLPGAQAVAPPSVSLVKGPAGHRSWPDRIVGGEGSSRWGVAVMSGFERKGHWTVPQRFDCVAFWGGVELDLRDANFADREVTINCVAIMGGVDIVVPPGVEVLVRGVGIMGGFDYGEDGVPGDPDAPRVIVTGFAFWGGVGVTRKLPKAERQAERQRLKEARRQERLDRREERRELGTARRDHLHDLHDAHREAMRQHREARREERERRRSGE; via the coding sequence ATGACGGACGATCTCCCGGACCTTCCGGCCTCCGCAGACCTTCGAGCCTCCGACGCCGATCGTGAACGAGTCGCCGAGCAGCTGCGGGACGCCCTCGCGGAGGGGCGGCTCGACATGGAGGAGTTCGAGGACCGGCTGGAGGCGACGTACAAGGCACGGACGTACGGCGAACTGGCGCCGGTCACCCGTGACCTGCCCGGCGCCCAGGCCGTGGCCCCGCCGTCCGTCTCGCTGGTCAAGGGCCCTGCGGGCCACCGGAGTTGGCCCGATCGGATCGTCGGCGGCGAGGGCTCGTCCCGGTGGGGCGTCGCGGTCATGTCCGGGTTCGAGCGCAAGGGGCACTGGACCGTGCCGCAGCGGTTCGACTGCGTGGCGTTCTGGGGTGGCGTCGAACTCGACCTGCGGGACGCGAACTTCGCCGACCGTGAGGTCACCATCAACTGCGTCGCCATCATGGGCGGCGTGGACATCGTCGTGCCGCCGGGCGTCGAGGTTCTCGTCCGCGGGGTCGGCATCATGGGCGGCTTCGACTACGGCGAGGACGGCGTCCCGGGCGACCCCGACGCGCCCCGCGTGATCGTCACCGGGTTCGCGTTCTGGGGTGGCGTCGGGGTCACGCGCAAGCTGCCGAAGGCGGAGCGGCAAGCGGAGCGGCAACGGCTGAAGGAAGCGCGCCGGCAGGAGAGGCTGGACCGCCGGGAGGAGCGGCGTGAGCTGGGCACGGCCCGGCGTGACCATCTCCACGATCTGCATGACGCCCACCGTGAGGCGATGCGTCAGCATCGGGAAGCGCGACGGGAGGAGCGGGAGCGGCGTAGGAGCGGGGAGTGA
- a CDS encoding glucose PTS transporter subunit EIIB — protein sequence MATKAEKIVAGLGGLDNIEEIEGCITRLRTEVNDPSLVDEAALKAAGAHGVVKLGTAIQVVIGTDADPIAAEIEDMM from the coding sequence ATGGCCACCAAGGCTGAGAAGATCGTCGCCGGGCTCGGCGGCCTCGACAACATCGAAGAGATCGAAGGCTGCATCACCCGCCTTCGCACCGAGGTCAACGACCCCTCCCTCGTCGACGAGGCCGCCCTCAAGGCCGCCGGCGCCCACGGCGTCGTCAAGCTGGGCACGGCGATCCAGGTCGTCATCGGCACGGACGCGGACCCGATCGCCGCGGAGATCGAAGACATGATGTGA
- a CDS encoding ABC transporter permease: MGTGRLYAAVAAGGFRRYATYRVATAAGVFTNTVFGFILAYTYIALWHEKPHLGGYDQAQALTYVWVGQAMFAVMVLGSAGFEEELIERIRTGDIAVDLYRPADLQLWWLAADMGRALFQLLGRGVVPMACGALFFDLALPDGPLPWLACLVAVALGALVSFAIRYIVALWAFWLLDGAGAMQITWLTGVFFSGMLLPLNVFPGALGDLARLLPWSALLQAPADVLLGEADPIGTFAFQLGWAVVLLAVGRLIQSAATRKVVVQGG; encoded by the coding sequence GTGGGCACAGGGCGGTTGTACGCCGCCGTCGCCGCCGGTGGATTCAGGCGGTACGCGACATATCGGGTGGCCACCGCGGCGGGGGTGTTCACCAACACCGTCTTCGGCTTCATCCTCGCATACACCTACATCGCCCTCTGGCACGAGAAGCCCCACCTCGGTGGCTACGACCAGGCGCAGGCACTCACCTATGTCTGGGTCGGCCAGGCGATGTTCGCGGTCATGGTGCTGGGAAGCGCCGGATTCGAGGAGGAGTTGATCGAGCGGATCCGTACGGGCGACATCGCGGTCGACCTGTACCGGCCCGCCGACCTCCAGTTGTGGTGGCTCGCCGCCGACATGGGCCGGGCGTTGTTCCAGCTGCTCGGACGGGGTGTCGTCCCGATGGCGTGCGGCGCGCTCTTCTTCGATCTGGCGCTGCCCGACGGCCCGTTGCCGTGGCTCGCCTGCCTCGTCGCGGTCGCCCTCGGCGCCCTCGTCAGCTTCGCGATCCGGTACATCGTCGCGCTGTGGGCGTTCTGGCTCCTCGACGGCGCCGGAGCGATGCAGATCACGTGGCTCACCGGTGTCTTCTTCTCCGGGATGCTCCTGCCGCTGAACGTCTTCCCGGGCGCGCTCGGCGACCTCGCCCGCCTCCTGCCCTGGTCCGCGCTGCTCCAGGCGCCCGCCGACGTACTGCTGGGCGAGGCCGACCCGATCGGCACGTTCGCCTTCCAGCTCGGCTGGGCGGTGGTGCTGCTGGCGGTCGGGCGGCTGATCCAGTCGGCGGCGACGCGGAAGGTGGTGGTTCAGGGTGGTTGA
- a CDS encoding ABC transporter permease produces MVDLDGRPAGRVTEDPFGRYGAVSRVRDGLRAYRMIAAMWIRSTMAYRASFAMTTFGNFAATSFDFVAILLMFSQVDELGGYALPEIALLYGTSAVAFGLADLTIGSMDRLGRRVRDGTLDTLLVRPVPVLAQVAADKFALRRLGRVTQGLFILGYALATLDVTWTPVKVLMIPLMVASGGLIFCAVFVGGAAFQFVAQDASEVQNAFTYGGVTLVQYPPSIFAKDLLRGVTFVLPLAFVNWLPGLYVLGRAYPLDLPTWVAFAPPLVAVACCALAGVAWRAGLRTYRSTGS; encoded by the coding sequence GTGGTTGACCTCGACGGGCGCCCGGCCGGGCGGGTCACGGAGGACCCCTTCGGGCGGTACGGCGCCGTCAGCCGCGTACGGGACGGTCTGCGCGCCTACCGCATGATCGCCGCCATGTGGATCCGCTCCACGATGGCGTACCGCGCTTCCTTCGCCATGACGACGTTCGGCAACTTCGCGGCGACCTCCTTCGACTTCGTCGCGATCCTGCTGATGTTCTCCCAGGTCGACGAACTCGGCGGCTACGCCCTGCCGGAGATCGCCCTCCTGTACGGCACCTCCGCCGTCGCCTTCGGTCTCGCGGACCTGACGATCGGCTCGATGGACCGGCTCGGCCGCCGGGTGCGCGACGGCACGCTGGACACCCTCCTCGTACGGCCCGTGCCGGTGCTCGCCCAGGTCGCCGCGGACAAGTTCGCGCTGCGCCGCCTGGGCCGGGTCACGCAGGGGCTGTTCATCCTCGGGTACGCGCTGGCCACGCTCGACGTCACCTGGACACCGGTGAAGGTGCTGATGATCCCGCTGATGGTGGCGAGCGGCGGGCTCATCTTCTGCGCGGTGTTCGTGGGCGGGGCCGCCTTCCAGTTCGTCGCGCAGGACGCCTCGGAGGTGCAGAACGCGTTCACGTACGGCGGTGTCACCCTCGTCCAGTACCCGCCGAGCATCTTCGCCAAGGACCTGCTGCGCGGCGTGACCTTCGTCCTGCCGCTCGCCTTCGTCAACTGGCTGCCGGGGCTGTACGTCCTGGGCCGCGCCTACCCGCTCGACCTGCCGACGTGGGTTGCCTTCGCACCGCCCCTGGTGGCGGTCGCGTGTTGCGCGCTGGCCGGGGTCGCCTGGCGGGCGGGACTGCGTACCTATCGGAGCACGGGGAGTTGA
- a CDS encoding HNH endonuclease signature motif containing protein — MGASAYTKERLEEAARGARTLSEALGRLGVDPKGWKRRYIHERMKKLGVDVSHFEREGAKWTREILEPAVARSTSVNEVLRHLGLDPVGGHHTNISRRIKAYGLDTSHFTPVVRTERQRYNQRRRTAEEILVEDASAHARRVPSSRLKRAMRELGVEERCALCGIESVWLGEPLPLEVDHIDSDWRNNRIENLRLLCPNCHSTTDSYRGRGKGRAS, encoded by the coding sequence ATGGGGGCCAGTGCGTACACCAAGGAGCGGCTGGAGGAGGCGGCTCGGGGGGCGCGAACGTTGTCGGAGGCGTTGGGGAGGCTGGGGGTGGATCCGAAGGGCTGGAAGCGGCGGTACATCCACGAGCGCATGAAGAAGCTTGGGGTGGACGTATCGCACTTCGAGCGCGAGGGGGCGAAGTGGACGCGGGAGATCCTTGAGCCGGCGGTCGCCCGGTCGACGAGCGTCAACGAGGTGCTACGGCATCTGGGGCTCGACCCGGTCGGCGGGCACCATACGAACATCTCCCGGCGCATCAAGGCGTACGGCCTGGACACCTCGCACTTCACGCCAGTGGTCCGGACGGAGCGGCAGCGGTACAACCAACGCCGCCGGACAGCTGAAGAGATCCTCGTCGAGGACGCCTCTGCACACGCCAGGCGCGTACCGAGCAGCCGTCTCAAGCGGGCGATGCGCGAGCTGGGCGTGGAGGAGCGTTGCGCCCTGTGCGGCATCGAGTCGGTGTGGCTCGGAGAGCCGCTCCCCCTTGAGGTCGACCACATCGACAGCGACTGGCGCAACAACCGGATTGAGAACCTGCGACTGCTGTGCCCCAACTGCCACTCGACGACGGACAGTTATCGGGGACGCGGGAAGGGTAGGGCTTCATGA
- a CDS encoding DUF3618 domain-containing protein, whose amino-acid sequence MADTSDTRTPAEIEADIKRRRDTLAETLDEIGVRVHPKTIVGDAKAKVVSNVDHTLGKAYVGVNRVVSDVKAQFVSEDGAPRIERIVPVALVLVGVVGLLALGTRRRRG is encoded by the coding sequence GTGGCGGACACCTCGGACACCAGGACCCCGGCCGAGATCGAGGCGGACATCAAGCGCCGCCGCGACACCCTCGCCGAGACGCTCGACGAGATCGGCGTCCGGGTGCACCCGAAGACCATCGTCGGGGACGCCAAGGCCAAGGTCGTCTCCAATGTCGATCACACGCTCGGCAAGGCGTACGTCGGCGTCAACCGGGTGGTGAGCGACGTCAAGGCGCAGTTCGTGAGTGAGGACGGCGCGCCCCGGATCGAGCGCATCGTGCCGGTCGCCCTCGTGCTCGTCGGTGTCGTCGGGCTGCTCGCCCTCGGGACTCGGCGCCGCAGGGGCTGA
- the rph gene encoding ribonuclease PH gives MSRIDGRTPEQLRPVTIERGWSKHAEGSVLISFGDTKVFCTASVTEGVPRWRKGSGEGWVTAEYSMLPRSTNTRGDRESVRGKIGGRTHEISRLIGRSLRAVIDYKALGENTIVLDCDVLQADGGTRTAAITGAYVALADAVGWAQRKKLVRAGRQPLTGTVSAVSVGIVGGVPLLDLCYEEDVKAETDMNVVCTGDGRFVEVQGTAEAEPFAREELNALLDLAVSGCTELALLQAKALDTVLEK, from the coding sequence ATGTCTCGAATCGACGGCCGCACGCCCGAACAGCTCCGCCCGGTCACCATCGAACGCGGCTGGAGCAAGCACGCCGAGGGCTCCGTCCTCATCTCCTTCGGTGACACCAAGGTCTTCTGCACCGCCTCCGTCACCGAGGGCGTCCCGCGCTGGCGCAAGGGCAGCGGCGAAGGCTGGGTCACCGCCGAGTACTCCATGCTCCCGCGCTCCACCAACACCCGCGGCGACCGCGAGTCCGTACGCGGCAAGATCGGCGGCCGCACCCACGAGATCTCCCGCCTCATCGGCCGCTCCCTGCGCGCCGTCATCGACTACAAGGCGCTCGGCGAGAACACCATCGTCCTCGACTGCGATGTGCTGCAGGCCGACGGTGGCACGCGTACGGCGGCGATCACCGGCGCGTACGTGGCGTTGGCCGACGCCGTCGGCTGGGCCCAGCGCAAGAAGCTCGTCCGCGCCGGCCGCCAGCCGCTGACCGGCACCGTGAGCGCCGTGTCGGTCGGCATCGTGGGTGGCGTTCCCCTCCTCGACCTCTGCTACGAAGAGGACGTCAAGGCCGAAACCGACATGAACGTCGTCTGCACTGGCGACGGCCGCTTCGTCGAGGTCCAGGGCACCGCCGAGGCCGAACCCTTCGCCCGCGAGGAACTCAACGCCCTGCTCGACCTGGCCGTTTCCGGCTGCACGGAGCTCGCCCTCCTGCAGGCCAAGGCACTTGATACGGTCCTCGAAAAGTAA
- a CDS encoding transglycosylase domain-containing protein produces the protein MTLGVTRAGKGGPTPGGEPGPTPPGGPGGPDVTATAALSEVPDVTPGPAAAPTGKAKKKAKRPKRTGWKRLIPTWRMVLGSFVIGIMLIMGAFVLGYTMVHIPDKPQDAATKQSNVYLYADGTQIARDGEVNRENVPLSKVSKAAQHAILAAEDRDFYTEPAIDPKAMVRAAWNTATGKGKQSGSTITQQYVKNYYLAQDQTVTRKVREFFIAIKLDREVTKDEILEGYLNTSFFGRNAYGIQAAAQAYYGVDADELTPEQGAYLAALVNAPSMYDVVAHPENKGAAVARWNYVLDGMVKEGWLTQSERDGMKFPTPKQTTTSTAFSGQRGYLVEAIKSYLIENKIIDEEALENGGGYRITTTIQPKMQKAFIKAVDDNLMDKLDKKNRKVDNYVRAGGVSIDPKTGKVIAMYGGIDYTKQYVNNATRRDYQVGSTFKPFVFTAAVENNSNTQTGQAITPNTIYDGSSERPVVGWPGEAYAPENEDYVDYGNITVRQATDKSVNSVYAQMAVDVGPEKVEQTAIALGVPKDTPDMNPYPSVALGTATASVLDMAEAYATLANHGEHGTYTMIEKISKDGEVIKLPSTEPQQAVSRQAADTTTSVLRSVVEGGTATAAQASGHPAAGKTGTAEEDQAAWFAGYTPDLATVVSVMAQNPETGAHESLYGAMGLPRINGGGAPTEIWAQFTKDALKGKKVKDFDLELQEGADVVVVPPSTPADEPGATGDEEENGTTTGGETPDDPTGGGTDGGTATGGTPAEGGATTTGGTATDGGTTTTGGGTTTDGGTTSNGGNANNGGTSNGGATTTDGGTSDGGVTAGDGTTEGTFP, from the coding sequence ATGACGCTCGGCGTCACGCGTGCCGGGAAGGGCGGGCCCACCCCTGGTGGGGAGCCCGGCCCGACGCCCCCCGGCGGTCCCGGCGGCCCGGATGTCACCGCGACCGCCGCGCTCAGCGAAGTTCCCGACGTCACACCCGGCCCGGCGGCGGCCCCCACCGGCAAGGCGAAGAAGAAGGCCAAGCGGCCCAAGCGGACCGGGTGGAAGCGGCTGATCCCCACCTGGCGCATGGTGCTCGGCTCCTTCGTCATCGGGATCATGCTGATCATGGGCGCCTTCGTCCTCGGCTACACCATGGTCCACATCCCCGACAAGCCGCAGGACGCCGCGACCAAGCAGTCCAACGTCTACCTCTACGCGGACGGCACCCAGATCGCCCGCGACGGCGAGGTCAACCGCGAGAACGTCCCGCTGTCGAAGGTCTCCAAGGCCGCCCAGCACGCCATACTGGCCGCCGAGGACCGCGACTTCTACACCGAACCGGCCATCGACCCCAAGGCCATGGTCCGCGCGGCCTGGAACACGGCGACCGGCAAGGGCAAGCAGTCCGGCTCGACGATCACCCAGCAGTACGTGAAGAACTACTACCTGGCCCAGGACCAGACCGTCACCCGCAAGGTGAGGGAGTTCTTCATCGCCATCAAGCTGGACCGCGAGGTCACCAAGGACGAAATCCTCGAGGGCTACCTCAACACCAGCTTCTTCGGCCGCAACGCCTACGGCATCCAGGCCGCCGCCCAGGCCTACTACGGCGTCGACGCCGACGAACTCACCCCCGAGCAGGGCGCCTACCTCGCCGCGCTCGTCAACGCGCCGAGCATGTACGACGTCGTCGCCCACCCCGAGAACAAGGGCGCGGCCGTAGCCCGCTGGAACTACGTCCTCGACGGCATGGTCAAGGAAGGCTGGCTCACGCAGTCCGAGCGCGACGGCATGAAGTTCCCGACGCCGAAGCAGACCACCACCTCCACCGCCTTCTCCGGACAGCGCGGCTACCTGGTCGAGGCCATCAAGTCGTACCTCATCGAGAACAAGATCATCGACGAGGAGGCGCTGGAGAACGGCGGTGGCTACCGCATCACCACCACCATCCAGCCCAAGATGCAGAAGGCGTTCATCAAGGCCGTCGACGACAACCTGATGGACAAACTCGACAAGAAGAACCGCAAGGTCGACAACTACGTCCGCGCCGGCGGCGTCTCCATCGACCCGAAGACCGGCAAGGTCATCGCGATGTACGGCGGCATCGACTACACCAAGCAGTACGTCAACAACGCGACCCGCCGCGACTACCAGGTCGGCTCCACCTTCAAGCCGTTCGTGTTCACGGCGGCCGTGGAGAACAACTCCAACACCCAGACCGGCCAGGCCATCACCCCGAACACCATCTACGACGGCAGCAGCGAGCGCCCCGTCGTCGGCTGGCCCGGCGAGGCGTACGCCCCCGAGAACGAGGACTACGTCGACTACGGCAACATCACCGTCCGCCAGGCCACCGACAAGTCCGTGAACTCGGTGTACGCGCAGATGGCCGTGGACGTCGGCCCCGAGAAGGTCGAACAGACCGCGATCGCCCTGGGCGTGCCCAAGGACACCCCGGACATGAACCCGTACCCGTCCGTCGCGCTGGGCACGGCCACCGCCAGCGTCCTCGACATGGCGGAGGCGTACGCCACGCTCGCCAACCACGGCGAGCACGGCACATACACCATGATCGAGAAGATCTCGAAGGACGGCGAGGTGATCAAGCTGCCCTCGACCGAGCCGCAGCAGGCCGTCAGCCGCCAGGCCGCCGACACCACCACCTCCGTCCTGCGGAGCGTCGTCGAGGGCGGCACCGCCACCGCCGCGCAGGCCTCCGGCCACCCGGCCGCCGGCAAGACCGGTACCGCCGAGGAGGACCAGGCCGCCTGGTTCGCCGGCTACACCCCCGACCTCGCCACCGTCGTCTCCGTCATGGCCCAGAACCCCGAGACGGGCGCCCACGAATCGCTGTACGGCGCCATGGGCCTGCCCCGCATCAACGGTGGCGGGGCGCCCACGGAGATCTGGGCCCAGTTCACCAAGGACGCCCTGAAGGGCAAGAAGGTCAAGGACTTCGACCTCGAGCTCCAGGAGGGCGCGGACGTGGTCGTCGTCCCGCCGAGCACCCCCGCCGACGAGCCGGGAGCCACCGGCGACGAGGAGGAGAACGGCACCACCACCGGCGGCGAGACCCCCGACGACCCGACCGGCGGCGGCACGGACGGCGGCACCGCCACCGGCGGCACCCCGGCCGAGGGCGGCGCGACCACCACCGGCGGCACGGCAACGGACGGCGGCACGACCACCACGGGCGGCGGCACGACGACCGACGGCGGTACCACGTCGAACGGTGGCAACGCCAACAACGGAGGAACGTCGAACGGCGGAGCCACCACCACCGACGGAGGAACGTCGGACGGCGGAGTCACAGCGGGAGACGGGACGACGGAGGGGACATTCCCCTAG
- a CDS encoding GroES family chaperonin: MSEKTHHDKLPIRMLHDRVLVRQDTAEGERRSGGGILIPATAAVGRRLAWAEVVAVGQNVRTVEPGDRVLFDPEDRAEVEVRGVAYVLMRERDLHAVAADRFEGSEDSTGLYL; encoded by the coding sequence GTGAGCGAGAAGACCCACCACGACAAGTTGCCCATCCGGATGCTGCACGACCGTGTGCTCGTGCGGCAGGACACCGCCGAGGGCGAGCGGCGGTCCGGGGGTGGCATCCTGATCCCCGCGACGGCGGCGGTCGGCCGGCGCCTCGCCTGGGCCGAGGTCGTCGCGGTCGGCCAGAACGTCCGGACCGTCGAGCCCGGCGACCGTGTCCTCTTCGACCCCGAGGACCGTGCCGAGGTCGAGGTCCGGGGCGTCGCGTACGTCCTGATGCGTGAGCGGGACCTGCACGCCGTGGCCGCCGACCGCTTCGAGGGGTCGGAGGACTCGACGGGCCTGTATTTGTAG
- a CDS encoding ABC transporter ATP-binding protein: MTNSRFIELDRIEKVFDVRKKTGFLRRERREVRAVDSISFTVARGEMVGYIGPNGAGKSTTIKMLTGILTPSGGRLRVAGIDPSRERTRLARRIGVVFGQRTTLWWDLPLIDSYRLMHRMYRIPDARYRENLDRCVELLELGALLDVPVRQLSLGQRMRGDIAAALLHDPEVLYLDEPTIGLDVISKAKVREFLKDLNTEQGTTVLLTTHDLQDIEQLCRRVMVIDHGRLMYDGPLTGLHEVGESERTLVVDLERELPPIEAAPARVVRVEGPRQWLAFPASESAAPLVARIASAYPLVDLSVREPDIEAVIAQMYAQQAERVGEEMGEGGFQHAP; encoded by the coding sequence GTGACAAACAGCAGGTTCATCGAACTCGACCGGATCGAGAAGGTCTTCGACGTCCGCAAGAAGACCGGTTTCCTGCGCCGGGAGCGGCGCGAGGTGCGGGCCGTCGACTCGATCTCCTTCACCGTGGCGCGCGGTGAGATGGTCGGCTACATCGGGCCGAACGGTGCCGGGAAGTCCACCACCATCAAGATGCTGACCGGCATCCTGACTCCCAGCGGGGGCCGGCTGCGGGTCGCCGGCATCGACCCGTCCCGCGAGCGGACGCGGCTCGCGCGCCGTATCGGGGTCGTGTTCGGGCAACGTACGACGCTGTGGTGGGACCTCCCCCTCATCGACTCCTACCGGTTGATGCACCGTATGTACCGCATCCCGGACGCCCGTTACCGCGAGAACCTCGACCGCTGTGTCGAACTCCTCGAACTCGGCGCCCTGTTGGACGTGCCCGTACGGCAGCTGTCGCTGGGCCAGCGCATGCGCGGCGACATCGCGGCCGCGCTGCTGCACGACCCCGAGGTGCTGTACCTGGACGAGCCGACGATCGGGCTCGACGTCATCAGCAAGGCGAAGGTCCGCGAGTTCCTCAAGGACCTCAACACCGAGCAGGGCACCACCGTCCTGCTCACCACGCACGACCTCCAGGACATCGAGCAACTGTGCCGCCGGGTGATGGTCATCGACCACGGGCGCCTGATGTACGACGGCCCGCTGACCGGGCTGCACGAGGTGGGCGAGAGCGAGCGGACCCTCGTCGTCGACCTGGAGCGTGAGCTGCCGCCGATCGAGGCCGCGCCCGCCCGGGTCGTACGGGTCGAGGGGCCCCGGCAGTGGCTCGCGTTCCCGGCGTCGGAGTCGGCGGCGCCGCTGGTGGCACGGATCGCGTCGGCGTATCCGCTGGTGGACCTGTCGGTGCGGGAGCCGGACATCGAGGCCGTGATCGCCCAGATGTACGCACAGCAGGCCGAGCGGGTGGGGGAGGAGATGGGCGAGGGGGGCTTTCAACACGCCCCGTAA